The Mytilus galloprovincialis chromosome 3, xbMytGall1.hap1.1, whole genome shotgun sequence genomic interval TTCTTCATCCAAACCTTGCATTAAATTTTATTATGTGggcaaattatctcccttgtcacaatGTAATAGAAAGCAGTCTATTTTTATGGGCTATTATATTTTGGAACATTTGCAAAACAAAATCACACATCTATAAAGAAAATACCAAGATATTTTAGAATACAGAACCTGATGTATCATTAAATGttgtgttgttttcttttattgtttctttAATACATCATCTTCTGAATAGCTTACAAATGATCTCCCTTGTTAATATAGGTCAGTCCACTTTCAAACAAAAAGgaatacaaaatatattcatGAAGATCTCAAGAAAAGACAACAAAAATGATATTATCTTTAATCAAAAACCCAATGATTTTAATAATGTACATAATCATCTCAACATTATATAAATCttattaaatgttatttgaaGACAATGAATCATGAATAATTGAAGAAGTTTGTTTCAAAtgaatctacaaaaaaaaatctttcaaaagacaattttatttattcattatctTTAAGATGACAGATAGGTATATTTTTAAGGggaaatattattgaaaaatttagaatatgagtAATCTACCatataaaacatgtttgtttgaaaatactatatacatgtatatattccttTTTCTATcacatttaaaaatgtacatgtagttcaACTTTAAAATTGAACAAATAATATAAGCATTACATGTACAAAGCAACTTCATCAAACTGCAGTTTATTCATGAAAGAAatagaactaaaaaaaatatatagagttATCTGTGGAAAGAAAATTGTACacattgtttacattaatgtaactTTCAATTACTATTCATGACCCAGTTTGTGTTCATTCTCAgcaattataacatgtatttctTTATCTTCACAAAATTTAACTTTTCCTTCTCTAAAATATTGTTCTTCTGTTCTATGCCATTCTTCAATGTTAAAATTaggaaaaaagaaattaatttctCTTCTAGCACTTTCATCCGAATCTGAACCATGAGTAGCATTCCTTGTGTCTGTTGATCCAAATTTCCCTCGTACTGAATTTGGGTCTTCATGCACTGTTTTAAGGACTTTCGTTGGTCCCATCAACTTCCTCCAACATTTAATTGCATCATGTTTTGCTAAGATATGGGCACTCACATGACCACTTGAAATGAAAGTAACAAGTCTATTATGAAAAAATCTCCCTTCATGTTCCTTGTAGAATTCCTCTGCTTTTGAACGAGGAAGGTAACATGTTGtcgattttataaaaaaaaatccatcatcCCGAATCATCTGTTTAATTTGTTGAACAATATGAGGTCTAGAAACAATGTCTGGCTTGAAAATGGCTAAAGTTAACTGTAATGGTTTTAACAAACAATTAGGCatcttgttttttctttttttcttcccactgtagttttttgtatttttctctcAAGTATGGATCAGGACTATTTGCaaatttctgaaatataaaaaaaaaaattattgaaaaaaatctaagagttaaaataaaaacatttaattttcaataagtcgattttaaaataaatacttttatatgcattgtacatttgtacatgaatgatcatgatgataaataAATCTACAAAAAATTACTACATAgtctatataaatgtatatcttaaaatatgcaatttatatatgttcatattttgttttttttgctcaaaaacattttaatttgtcAAGAACATGAAGAATGACAATGCAATTGTTTTACAGCAAGTCAAAATTGTTTGGGGCATTGTTTCACAGGCTGATCAAGTTATCCTCAGAAAAAGAAATTGGAATCAATAATCGAACAAATATATGAATTCCTGGGAAacatttggttggttatatagatAATAACCGAAGCATCACTGGatataaataagtctgaatctgcttttgactcatagaggtctaaatttgtaagttttatgaTTTGTCTCCCTTTATCACAAGACAAAATATGACattaataagtcaaatattgtaaagcaagaaataattgtccagaatcaaaaagttgcaaatatcgactccaaaattggttaacttcaagacccatgcatatttataaaaaggtcataCATCTAAATCAAAttatgacaacattgaaagacaatgctttgtcttctaaagaaaaatataaatgagtCTAAAAAATTGGAggtaatgttaattaaccttacaatgcaaccacctggaaccacacttaatgaggttaatcatctgtgtttagtaaggataTTCAAATAGATCATTCAATATAGgtagctcaagtccttgtgaactctcagacaggtttttgctgtTATAGGTGGTGTACTTTGTCCACCaagtaaaatttaaattttttcatcaacataaatagacctaaacaagtctgtcattttttgATTTAGaaaagtctaaaattgaaaacatattttttataataaatacatgttttgacttctttaagtccAAAACAGAAAacgacttgtttatgtctgagctctgattGCTCAATAGGCAGTCAGTggacccccacttatgaaaatttctggatctgctaCTGCCATGTGTCTGACTATCAGACTGTCTGAAAATAGAACTGTTGGACTATAGTACAGTCGGATTAAAGGTATAATTACCACTTAATTAAAATAcatcttatcgctatttgtctacCATTACGTGACATCAGTGATCACAAAAGTGAtgtcataatagaaaatatctgacgccacaatggaaaagtgagtGTTGAATGAACTCAAAAGTTCACGAGGGAAATTTTCAATTGAGCAAGGCAAAATTCCAAATGGCGATTAAGTGTATAGTACCAGATCTAAAGGTCAGTGTCAGAGGTGCGATTCGAGAATGTCTGATGCTACAAGAAAAAGCTAGTGTTGAATGACGTCAACCAATTAAGTGACACAGATTTTAAAACAGCAATAAGGTCTAGGAATTTAGCACATAACACTTTATATAATTAATTGTACATTCAATTGATTTGCAAGTGCAAATGAcctttatctgtttatttttatttctgcaTTGGTTCATGTAATTGAGTACCTGTTTCATATCAGAATCACTCGGAGTTATCCATTTATACAGTAAATATACACCACCAATATATGGTATTGAATAAAGCGACAACTTTATGAGCGACATGATACCATACCCTCTGCTTCAAGATTAAAATTAAAGTACCTAGTCATTTTTCCTGGACAATCTTCAAAACGTTTTAATGTGTTCTTAGATGAAGTGTTCATTTTAGACCAAACCTTTAATTCATACTTCAATACGTTAAGTTGAAGAAAAATGTTCAATCTATTTCATATTAATGtcgttttcaattttataagcTCACTTATATCAAAaggaatattttgaaatataaatatatcgtTATTAAATATTTTCCGTTTTGACCAACGGTGTCTTTCCGAAACAGTTCTAAAATTAGTTTCAAGCACCTAGCGTACCacgacaaaaacaacaaattcggtACTTATGTAACATACAATTTTACGTAAAGACTTAAGTACTCAAGGTTATCATTACAAAATGGAAGAAGAGGAAAACCAAGAAAAGCCAGTGAGACAACtacatataagtttttttttagaaagctTTCGTGGAAGAtagaatacaccttatcgctaatcccggctgacccggccgcttgaacttttgacgtcaacaacaatcacttttccattgtggcgtcagatattttgttttatgacgtcaaaattttacgggaacctgtgtgatatccagtaatggctgacaaatagcgataaggtgtaatCCTTTTGGGGACAGAgtttggaaaaaaaagaaaaggggcCCTACATCCCTGAATTAAGACTATTCaccagatttgtaataacattagcaacacaacgggtgaaacatgtggagcaggatctgcttacctttccggagcacctgagatcacccccagtttttggtgtgttgctcagttttcagttttctacaatgtatgttgtttcttgtgtactattatttgtctgtttgtctttttcatttttagccatggcattgtcattttatttttggatttatgagtttgactgttcctctggtatctttcgcccctattTTAAAGAAAGGCAACTCTTACTTCATCTCTCTGGCCATAACGTACGTAACTTAAATCAGTAATtaagaaaatcactcatttaagtaggTCCCCTTAACcaaggacgtatgttagttatacgtccttgcctTTACTGATTTAGGAAattaggattttattttttaatggatAATAACCAAGAAAGGAATTCCAGATGTACCAATTACGAAAAATTCCATATTATTcagaaattgaataaaaaaaaatttaaacagaaaataaaagaattttaagtaaaaaatgtgattatagaaatatataacagtataaaataaagaaGCAGTGGTATgttttgccaatgagacaactcccctcaagagaccaaattgtcacagaaattaacaactatagatcaccctacagccttcaacaatgagagcaaagcccataccgcatagtcagctataaaaggccctgaaatgacaatgtaaaacaattcaaatgagaaaacttacgaccttatttatgtacaaaaaatgtatgaaaaacaaatatgtaacacataaacaaatgaaaaccactgaattacaggctcctgacttgggacaggcacatgcttACAGAATGTAgaagggttaaacatgttagaaggatcccaaccctcccctaacctgggacagtggtacaacagtacaacataagaacaaactataaaaatcagttgaaaaaggctgaactcatcaaATGGACATAAATACAAGTGGATGTGGATGTCAATATAACAATGTTCAATGTTGACCAGTCATGTCATTTAAAATGGCCATCATTCAGTCTtcgaaactaaaattaaataaaactaacACTACATATATCTTACTTAGTGTAATAAACTGGTTCGGTAAatggtaaccatggtaacatgGTGCTATTTGATATTCTTGGATAGAACACTAGTACTGCATGCTATATACAACTAAGACTAGTctgaattttgtatttatgtttcagaaaaagttCTTCAGTCAAGAGGTATGGAAGGAACCATGTTTCAGAGATACAATGTTAGTTGGTAGTTCTAGTGGACTTATAAGTGGTCTTGCTACTTTTATATTTACAAGTAGGTGGAACTAATAGCAATAgtttattgtacatgtacaaaatgtaatacaaatgtagatgtaatgtgaatacatgtatttgtcaaCAAATAAGCTATATACATGTGtctatgaaaaaaagtaaaagattTCATGCACTGATGTTTACACAGGTGATTTATATGCTAATACATTTTCATATCCATCTCCCtgtagtccagtcaaactaagatttaacctcaaactaattgcaacagaaaatgttttagttctaatctatagcattatgccctaTATATGCACAGA includes:
- the LOC143068802 gene encoding nucleoside diphosphate kinase 6-like; translated protein: MPNCLLKPLQLTLAIFKPDIVSRPHIVQQIKQMIRDDGFFFIKSTTCYLPRSKAEEFYKEHEGRFFHNRLVTFISSGHVSAHILAKHDAIKCWRKLMGPTKVLKTVHEDPNSVRGKFGSTDTRNATHGSDSDESARREINFFFPNFNIEEWHRTEEQYFREGKVKFCEDKEIHVIIAENEHKLGHE